From bacterium, the proteins below share one genomic window:
- the mnmE gene encoding tRNA uridine-5-carboxymethylaminomethyl(34) synthesis GTPase MnmE produces the protein MLDNETMAAISTPLGEGGIGIIRVSGDNVLGILKKIFISHQGSLDFKPHQMRYGKIINPANNKTIDLVLVSYMKAPKTYTKEDILEINVHGGIMPLREVLNVVLENGARLAQPGEFTKRAFLNGRIDLTQAEAVIDVIRAKTEESLKIAMTQLQGGLKERVAEIQSLLIQLSAKIELQVDFSEEDIEEFSHQELIKEALLIKERLDKLLRTFKTGKIYKEGLKVAIIGKPNVGKSSLLNELLGEERAIVTPFPGTTRDTIEETINLNGLPLQLIDTAGIRDTNCQIEKEGLKRTKNSIEIADLVLLVLDSSNFLSKEDIEIINQTKDKEKIWVINKIDLPSKLKIEELEIEDQKHLVKTSIIKKSGMEDLKSKIKEIFLKGKIFPKDGLYITNIRHFQALQESFKFLKKAIQALNKSLPFELVNIDLKEALDSLGVIVGETVSDDILNEIFSNFCIGK, from the coding sequence ATGTTAGATAATGAAACTATGGCTGCTATTTCTACCCCTTTAGGAGAAGGAGGTATTGGCATTATTCGAGTAAGTGGTGATAATGTTCTTGGTATTCTCAAAAAGATATTTATTTCTCATCAAGGATCTTTAGATTTTAAACCCCACCAAATGCGCTATGGAAAGATAATTAATCCCGCCAATAACAAGACGATAGATCTGGTCTTAGTCAGTTATATGAAAGCTCCAAAAACTTATACCAAAGAAGATATTTTAGAAATTAATGTTCATGGAGGCATAATGCCTTTAAGGGAAGTATTAAATGTAGTCTTAGAAAATGGCGCCCGTTTAGCCCAACCAGGTGAATTTACCAAAAGAGCTTTTTTAAATGGACGAATAGATTTAACTCAAGCTGAGGCAGTTATTGATGTGATCAGAGCTAAGACTGAAGAAAGCTTAAAGATAGCTATGACTCAACTTCAAGGAGGGCTGAAAGAAAGAGTAGCTGAAATTCAAAGTCTCTTAATTCAATTATCGGCCAAGATAGAACTTCAAGTAGATTTTAGTGAGGAAGATATAGAAGAATTTAGTCATCAAGAGTTAATTAAAGAAGCTCTTTTAATAAAAGAAAGATTAGATAAATTACTAAGAACCTTTAAGACAGGAAAGATTTATAAAGAGGGCTTAAAAGTAGCGATTATTGGCAAGCCCAATGTAGGAAAATCAAGTTTATTAAATGAACTATTAGGAGAAGAGAGAGCTATTGTAACACCATTTCCTGGTACGACAAGGGATACCATAGAAGAAACTATTAATTTAAATGGCTTGCCTTTGCAGCTCATTGATACGGCAGGAATTAGGGATACAAATTGTCAAATAGAAAAAGAAGGATTAAAGAGAACTAAAAATTCCATAGAAATTGCCGACTTAGTCCTTTTAGTTTTAGATTCTTCAAATTTTCTCTCCAAAGAAGACATAGAAATAATTAACCAGACTAAAGATAAAGAAAAGATCTGGGTAATCAATAAGATCGACTTACCTTCTAAATTAAAGATTGAAGAATTAGAGATTGAAGACCAAAAACATTTAGTCAAGACTTCGATAATTAAAAAATCAGGGATGGAAGATCTAAAGAGTAAGATTAAAGAAATATTCTTAAAGGGTAAAATTTTTCCTAAAGATGGACTTTACATCACTAACATTCGACATTTTCAAGCTCTTCAAGAATCTTTTAAATTTTTAAAAAAAGCTATTCAGGCTTTAAACAAAAGTTTACCTTTTGAATTGGTAAATATTGATTTAAAAGAAGCTTTAGATTCTTTGGGCGTAATAGTAGGGGAAACAGTAAGCGATGATATCTTAAATGAGATATTTTCTAATTTTTGTATTGGCAAGTAA
- a CDS encoding ABC transporter permease yields MDRKTSLWWYLKKSKMALMGGIILLILYLSSIWAGFIAPYGINNIRTDLYFHPPTKIYFFDRETLFLPYLYPTKLVSCQGQRKYEEEHSQKIYLKFFYKGDVYKLFGIIPCCLHLFGVEEPYRIYLLGADRFGRDILTRLLYGSQISLSIGLIGISITVALGMIFGGISGYYGGIVDTLLMRLCELLMCFPGLYLIMALRATVPPTVPSNYMYLLTVIVLAFVYWPGRARVIRGQVLSLREQEFVIAAKACGLSDLRIIFRHILPNIFSYIIVSATLAIPGYILGETILSYLNVGIQEPCSSWGLMLREAQNIALWGEYPWLLWPGFLIFITVLAFNFFGDGLRDALDPKSNR; encoded by the coding sequence ATGGATAGGAAGACAAGTCTTTGGTGGTATCTTAAGAAGAGTAAGATGGCCCTGATGGGAGGAATTATTCTCCTAATCTTATACTTAAGTTCTATCTGGGCAGGTTTTATTGCTCCTTATGGAATAAACAACATTAGAACTGATTTATACTTCCATCCTCCTACTAAGATTTACTTCTTTGACCGAGAGACTCTTTTTCTTCCTTACCTTTATCCTACGAAATTAGTTAGTTGCCAAGGCCAAAGAAAGTACGAAGAAGAACATAGCCAAAAAATATATCTTAAATTTTTCTACAAAGGAGATGTTTATAAATTATTTGGAATTATTCCTTGCTGCCTTCACTTATTTGGCGTGGAAGAACCTTATCGAATATATCTCTTAGGTGCTGATCGTTTTGGCAGAGATATCTTAACCAGACTTCTTTATGGTTCTCAAATCTCCCTTTCTATTGGCCTTATAGGAATCTCTATTACGGTAGCCTTGGGTATGATCTTTGGAGGCATCTCAGGATATTATGGAGGAATAGTCGATACTTTACTGATGCGACTATGTGAGCTCTTAATGTGCTTTCCTGGGCTTTACTTAATTATGGCTTTACGAGCCACGGTGCCTCCTACCGTTCCTTCCAACTACATGTATCTTTTAACAGTAATAGTTTTAGCCTTTGTCTATTGGCCTGGGAGAGCAAGAGTAATTCGAGGGCAAGTCTTGTCATTACGAGAACAAGAATTTGTAATTGCTGCTAAGGCTTGTGGTCTGAGCGATCTACGTATTATTTTCAGACATATTCTTCCTAATATTTTTAGCTATATTATTGTTTCAGCTACTTTAGCTATTCCTGGTTATATCTTAGGAGAAACTATCTTAAGCTATCTAAATGTTGGCATTCAAGAACCTTGTTCTAGTTGGGGATTAATGTTAAGAGAAGCTCAAAATATAGCTCTTTGGGGCGAGTATCCTTGGTTATTATGGCCTGGGTTTTTAATCTTTATTACGGTCTTAGCTTTTAACTTTTTTGGAGACGGACTAAGAGATGCCTTGGATCCTAAAAGCAACAGATAA
- a CDS encoding energy-coupling factor ABC transporter permease — protein MRDRLFAGLLLTIGFLLIRNNAHAMHISEGILPLNWAVFWLAIAMPFVAFGLYKVKKLSSVDLSFKPLIGLMAAVVFIISCMPIPVPTAGTCSHPCGTGISGILLGPYVSILVSAAALLIQALFLAHGGLSTWGADIVSMGVMGSFAGYLTFKGLRALKANLWIAGFAAGLLADWATYTTTSIELASGIRGDSPFLPLFWKILIAFIPTQLPLGILEGAMTAGMIVLLYKKRPDMLMKLGVVKMEVRIQKSEYRSQNIGDRSQKTEDGRQKTEYRSQNITTPLLILLTLLSLLFSTPAFAKESKWSGVDESVVEKYAAEHGREARQPIINTDQGDLLLFVFLLAGTVGGFIGGYCWRILIAEKPNKAGKEHL, from the coding sequence ATGAGAGACAGATTGTTTGCAGGATTGCTCTTAACCATTGGGTTTTTATTGATTAGGAACAATGCCCATGCCATGCACATCTCAGAGGGGATACTGCCGCTCAATTGGGCAGTTTTCTGGCTTGCTATTGCCATGCCATTTGTGGCATTTGGGTTGTACAAGGTGAAGAAACTCTCAAGTGTTGACCTATCGTTCAAGCCACTCATAGGATTAATGGCCGCAGTGGTTTTCATTATCTCTTGTATGCCCATACCAGTACCGACTGCAGGCACATGTTCCCATCCGTGCGGGACAGGCATATCAGGGATATTACTTGGCCCTTATGTCAGCATACTTGTCTCAGCCGCGGCTCTTCTTATTCAAGCCCTCTTCCTTGCTCACGGTGGTTTGAGTACCTGGGGTGCGGATATTGTCTCCATGGGTGTGATGGGCTCATTTGCAGGATATTTAACCTTCAAGGGATTGAGGGCGTTAAAGGCTAACCTCTGGATTGCAGGCTTTGCGGCAGGACTGCTTGCAGATTGGGCAACATATACCACTACATCCATTGAACTTGCCTCAGGCATAAGGGGGGATTCACCATTCTTACCGCTTTTCTGGAAGATACTCATTGCCTTCATCCCAACACAGCTTCCATTGGGAATCCTTGAGGGGGCTATGACAGCAGGCATGATTGTGCTGCTTTACAAAAAGAGGCCGGATATGCTTATGAAATTGGGGGTAGTGAAAATGGAAGTCAGAATTCAGAAGTCAGAATATAGGAGTCAGAATATAGGAGACAGAAGTCAGAAGACAGAAGATGGAAGACAGAAGACAGAATACAGAAGTCAGAACATAACCACACCCTTGTTAATCCTCTTAACCCTTCTGTCCTTGTTATTTTCTACCCCTGCATTTGCAAAAGAATCTAAATGGAGCGGGGTTGATGAATCGGTTGTTGAAAAATACGCCGCAGAGCATGGCAGAGAGGCAAGGCAGCCAATTATTAATACCGATCAAGGCGACCTGCTCCTTTTTGTCTTTCTCCTTGCAGGTACGGTTGGAGGATTTATTGGTGGATACTGCTGGAGGATACTTATTGCTGAAAAACCAAATAAAGCCGGAAAGGAGCATCTGTAA
- a CDS encoding ABC transporter substrate-binding protein, whose protein sequence is MLKKYYLIVFIISIALLSCNQAKKHRTKKEIPLPGDVVISNCQIGKYGQTLIITSPGDPKTFNPIMSNESSSSEIIGRMCEGLTSINNQSQEVTNHGLAKSWKVAKDNKTWTFYLRKGICWSDGYPFTADDVVFTFKVIYDFKIHPATADLLIVHNQKFKVEKIDPYTVRITTPTIYAPFLRVMSFPIIPKHKFEKAYWEGKFESTYHINTPPENMAWIGPFKLEKFLPAQKVVLIKNPYYFKIDKKGQRLPYLDRIIFIIVPDFNTMSLKFQAEESDLLTSIRAEDYLVIKNNEKKGNYKVYKIGYGFGSNFLWFNLCPNKNPKTGKFYVNPIKFKWFTKAAFRQALSYAIDQESIINTIFLGMGYPRWGIDSPSVKMWYNPNIKKYPFNLKKAEQLLVKEGFIKKDHLLYDQEGNKVEFTLFTNSENDVRITMANLIKNDYQKLGITMHVNPVNFNTLVSKIDDTFDYEACLLGLGGGDIDPVSQMNILKSSGFTHLWYPKQKKPATFWEAEIDKLMDEQLTTLDYHKRRKIYHEVQEIVMENCPMLYLPSRVTYVAAKNKIGNLKPTVLEHCLLWNQEELYFKD, encoded by the coding sequence ATGCTAAAAAAATACTATCTTATTGTCTTCATTATCTCTATAGCCTTACTTAGTTGTAACCAAGCAAAAAAACATAGAACTAAAAAAGAGATTCCTTTGCCTGGTGATGTGGTAATTTCAAATTGCCAGATTGGTAAATATGGTCAAACTTTAATTATTACCTCGCCTGGCGATCCTAAGACTTTCAACCCTATTATGAGTAATGAAAGTTCAAGTAGCGAAATCATAGGAAGAATGTGCGAAGGTTTAACCAGTATCAATAACCAATCTCAAGAAGTAACTAACCATGGATTAGCTAAATCATGGAAAGTAGCTAAAGATAATAAGACTTGGACCTTTTACTTAAGAAAAGGTATTTGCTGGTCAGATGGTTATCCATTTACAGCTGACGATGTCGTCTTTACTTTTAAAGTCATTTATGACTTTAAAATTCACCCGGCTACAGCTGACTTACTTATTGTCCATAACCAAAAGTTTAAAGTAGAAAAGATTGATCCTTACACCGTTAGGATTACCACTCCTACTATCTACGCTCCTTTCTTACGGGTTATGTCTTTTCCTATTATTCCTAAGCATAAGTTTGAAAAAGCATACTGGGAAGGCAAGTTTGAATCTACTTATCATATTAACACTCCTCCAGAAAATATGGCCTGGATAGGACCTTTTAAGTTAGAAAAATTTCTTCCTGCTCAAAAAGTAGTCTTAATTAAAAATCCATACTATTTCAAAATTGACAAAAAAGGACAACGTCTTCCTTATTTAGATCGAATTATCTTTATTATCGTTCCAGACTTCAATACCATGTCTTTAAAATTTCAAGCAGAGGAAAGTGATCTGCTTACTTCCATTCGAGCGGAAGACTATCTAGTTATAAAAAATAATGAAAAAAAAGGTAATTATAAAGTTTATAAGATTGGCTATGGTTTTGGTTCAAATTTTCTTTGGTTTAATCTTTGCCCCAATAAAAATCCTAAAACAGGTAAATTTTATGTAAACCCTATTAAGTTTAAATGGTTTACTAAGGCCGCCTTTCGTCAAGCCTTATCTTACGCTATTGACCAAGAGAGTATCATTAACACCATTTTTTTAGGTATGGGTTACCCAAGATGGGGGATAGATTCACCAAGCGTTAAGATGTGGTATAATCCTAATATTAAAAAGTATCCCTTTAATTTAAAGAAAGCCGAACAACTTTTAGTTAAAGAAGGTTTTATTAAGAAAGACCATCTTCTTTATGATCAAGAAGGAAATAAAGTAGAATTTACCCTTTTTACTAATAGCGAAAATGATGTTCGAATTACTATGGCTAATTTAATTAAGAATGACTATCAAAAGTTAGGCATTACTATGCATGTAAATCCTGTTAACTTTAACACTTTGGTCTCAAAGATTGATGATACCTTTGACTATGAAGCTTGCCTTTTAGGCTTAGGAGGAGGAGATATCGATCCTGTTTCTCAGATGAATATTTTGAAATCTTCAGGTTTTACTCATCTCTGGTATCCCAAACAAAAAAAACCAGCTACTTTTTGGGAAGCAGAAATAGATAAACTTATGGATGAACAATTAACTACTTTAGACTATCACAAGCGAAGAAAGATCTACCACGAAGTTCAAGAGATAGTCATGGAAAATTGTCCGATGTTGTATCTTCCCAGCAGGGTTACTTATGTAGCGGCTAAGAACAAGATTGGCAATTTAAAACCTACCGTTTTAGAGCATTGCTTATTATGGAATCAAGAAGAACTATATTTTAAGGATTGA
- a CDS encoding ABC transporter permease, whose translation MYTYILRRLLHAIPLLIGITFISFLLIHLAPGDYLSTLKMNPQISPEKIEAMKIKFGLDQPWFIQYLKWLWAILHLDFGTSFTYQTSVSSLILQRLFNTFILSFSALLFSWSLAIPMGILCAAYYSSLIDKIISFFSFLGQSISEILLSLAMLFLALKTGWFPLGGMTSVDYEYLSWGDKVLDLLHHLILPTIALGVFSIAYLTRYMRSQMLDILKSEYITTAYAKGLSKSSVILKHGARNAINPLITLLGFEIAGLLSGAFIVENIMSWPGLGRLIMESLFSQDLYLVMGSLLISSLLLIIGNLIADIMLSMVDPRIRLE comes from the coding sequence GTGTATACTTATATTCTTCGCCGCTTACTTCACGCTATTCCTCTCTTAATAGGGATAACCTTTATTTCCTTCTTATTAATTCACCTTGCTCCAGGAGATTATCTTTCCACGCTTAAGATGAATCCTCAAATCTCTCCAGAAAAGATTGAAGCTATGAAGATAAAATTTGGATTGGATCAACCTTGGTTTATTCAATATCTAAAATGGCTTTGGGCTATCTTGCATTTAGATTTTGGAACATCGTTTACTTACCAAACTTCAGTTTCTAGCTTAATCTTGCAAAGACTCTTTAATACCTTTATCCTCTCTTTTAGCGCCTTACTCTTTTCCTGGTCATTAGCTATTCCTATGGGTATCTTATGTGCTGCTTATTACTCTTCTCTGATTGATAAGATTATCTCCTTTTTCTCTTTTTTAGGTCAATCTATCTCAGAAATTTTACTTTCTTTGGCCATGTTATTTTTAGCTCTTAAAACTGGATGGTTTCCTTTAGGGGGAATGACTAGCGTTGATTATGAATACTTATCTTGGGGAGACAAAGTCTTAGATTTACTCCACCATTTAATCTTACCTACCATAGCCTTAGGTGTCTTTTCTATCGCGTATCTTACTCGTTACATGCGTAGTCAAATGTTAGATATTCTTAAATCAGAGTATATTACCACTGCTTACGCTAAGGGATTGAGCAAGTCCTCAGTTATCTTAAAGCATGGAGCAAGAAATGCTATTAATCCATTGATTACTCTTTTGGGATTTGAAATAGCTGGTTTACTAAGTGGGGCTTTTATTGTGGAAAATATCATGTCCTGGCCAGGATTAGGAAGGTTAATTATGGAATCCTTATTTAGCCAAGACTTATACTTAGTAATGGGTTCTCTTTTGATATCTTCACTTCTTTTAATCATAGGTAACTTAATAGCTGATATTATGCTTTCTATGGTTGACCCGAGAATAAGGTTAGAATAA